A window from Mya arenaria isolate MELC-2E11 chromosome 9, ASM2691426v1 encodes these proteins:
- the LOC128246841 gene encoding putative tRNA (cytidine(32)/guanosine(34)-2'-O)-methyltransferase isoform X2 → MGKSSKDKRDVYYRLAKEEGWRARSAFKLLQINEDFNIFNGVRKVVDLCAAPGSWSQVLARKLRPVGTKDEDVKIVAVDLQAMAPIPGVIQIQGDITKTSTAHEIIGHFAGEHADLVVCDGAPDVTGLHDIDEYIQAQLLLAALNITTHVLKKGGNFVAKIFRGKDVSLLYSQLKIFFPLVSVFKPRSSRNSSIEAFVVCQNYSPPEGYIPNMANPLLDHHYDLDYNNLVGPNRVIVPFLACGDLSGFDSDKTYPLQLPGKQYEYHAPTQSPINPPYKAACELRKTDRLAKPGQPEQATAGTADNHSAADSSKVGTMKEEECVVHTGTGGSEPRETGGVTEATEKLNSLDLKT, encoded by the exons ATGGGCAAGTCATCAAAGGACAAGCGTGATGTTTACTACCGCCTGGCAAAGGAGGAAGGCTGGAGAGCTAGAAGCGCATTCAAACTTCTGCAGATCAATGAAGACTTCAACATTTTCAATG GTGTGAGGAAGGTGGTGGATCTATGTGCAGCCCCGGGAAGCTGGAGTCAGGTACTCGCCAGGAAACTCAG GCCAGTGGGTACCAAAGATGAAGATGTGAAGATAGTGGCTGTTGACCTCCAGGCTATGGCCCCCATACCAGGGGTTATACAAATACAGGGGGACATCACAAAG ACATCCACCGCCCATGAGATCATTGGTCACTTTGCTGGAGAGCACGCGGACCTGGTGGTCTGTGACGGGGCGCCTGATG ttacAGGCCTCCATGACATTGATGAATACATACAGGCACAACTTTTGCTTGCC GCCTTGAACATCACCACACATGTTCTTAAAAAAGGAGGAAATTTTGTTGCAAAG ATATTCCGAGGAAAAGATGTATCCCTACTCTACTCCCAGCTGAAGATCTTCTTCCCCCTTGTGTCCGTCTTCAAACCCAGGAGCAGTAGGAACTCCAGTATCG AGGCGTTTGTCGTGTGCCAGAACTACTCACCCCCTGAAGGCTACATTCCTAACATGGCTAACCCCTTGCTAGACCATCACTATG ACCTGGACTACAACAACTTGGTTGGCCCTAACCGCGTGATTGTCCCGTTCCTGGCGTGTGGAGATCTCAGTGGGTTTGATTCAGATAAGACCTACCCACTCCAG ttgcctggcAAACAGTATGAATACCACGCCCCAACACAGTCCCCTATTAACCCTCCATACAAGGCAGCCTGTGAACTACGCAAGACAGACAGACTGGCTAAACCTGGTCAACCAGAACAGGCTACAGCTGGGACAGCAGACAACCACAGTGCAGCAGACAGTTCTAAAGTAGGGACAATGAAAGAAGAAGAGTGTGTAGTCCACACAGGTACAGGGGGCAGTGAACCCAGGGAAACAGGGGGAGTAACTGAGGCTACTGAGAAACTGAATAGTTTGGATCTTAAAACCTGA
- the LOC128246841 gene encoding putative tRNA (cytidine(32)/guanosine(34)-2'-O)-methyltransferase isoform X3 has protein sequence MGKSSKDKRDVYYRLAKEEGWRARSAFKLLQINEDFNIFNGVRKVVDLCAAPGSWSQVLARKLRPVGTKDEDVKIVAVDLQAMAPIPGVIQIQGDITKTSTAHEIIGHFAGEHADLVVCDGAPDVTGLHDIDEYIQAQLLLAALNITTHVLKKGGNFVAKIFRGKDVSLLYSQLKIFFPLVSVFKPRSSRNSSIEAFVVCQNYSPPEGYIPNMANPLLDHHYDLDYNNLVGPNRVIVPFLACGDLSGFDSDKTYPLQLPGKQYEYHAPTQSPINPPYKAACELRKTDRLAKPGQPEQATAGTADNHSAADSSKVGTMKEEECVVHTVAWQTV, from the exons ATGGGCAAGTCATCAAAGGACAAGCGTGATGTTTACTACCGCCTGGCAAAGGAGGAAGGCTGGAGAGCTAGAAGCGCATTCAAACTTCTGCAGATCAATGAAGACTTCAACATTTTCAATG GTGTGAGGAAGGTGGTGGATCTATGTGCAGCCCCGGGAAGCTGGAGTCAGGTACTCGCCAGGAAACTCAG GCCAGTGGGTACCAAAGATGAAGATGTGAAGATAGTGGCTGTTGACCTCCAGGCTATGGCCCCCATACCAGGGGTTATACAAATACAGGGGGACATCACAAAG ACATCCACCGCCCATGAGATCATTGGTCACTTTGCTGGAGAGCACGCGGACCTGGTGGTCTGTGACGGGGCGCCTGATG ttacAGGCCTCCATGACATTGATGAATACATACAGGCACAACTTTTGCTTGCC GCCTTGAACATCACCACACATGTTCTTAAAAAAGGAGGAAATTTTGTTGCAAAG ATATTCCGAGGAAAAGATGTATCCCTACTCTACTCCCAGCTGAAGATCTTCTTCCCCCTTGTGTCCGTCTTCAAACCCAGGAGCAGTAGGAACTCCAGTATCG AGGCGTTTGTCGTGTGCCAGAACTACTCACCCCCTGAAGGCTACATTCCTAACATGGCTAACCCCTTGCTAGACCATCACTATG ACCTGGACTACAACAACTTGGTTGGCCCTAACCGCGTGATTGTCCCGTTCCTGGCGTGTGGAGATCTCAGTGGGTTTGATTCAGATAAGACCTACCCACTCCAG ttacCTGGCAAACAGTATGAATACCACGCCCCAACACAGTCCCCTATCAACCCTCCATACAAGGCAGCCTGTGAACTACGCAAGACAGACAGACTGGCTAAACCTGGTCAACCAGAACAGGCTACAGCTGGGACAGCAGACAACCACAGTGCAGCAGACAGTTCTAAAGTAGGGACAATGAAAGAAGAAGAGTGTGTAGTCCACACAG ttgcctggcAAACAGTATGA
- the LOC128246841 gene encoding putative tRNA (cytidine(32)/guanosine(34)-2'-O)-methyltransferase isoform X1, with the protein MGKSSKDKRDVYYRLAKEEGWRARSAFKLLQINEDFNIFNGVRKVVDLCAAPGSWSQVLARKLRPVGTKDEDVKIVAVDLQAMAPIPGVIQIQGDITKTSTAHEIIGHFAGEHADLVVCDGAPDVTGLHDIDEYIQAQLLLAALNITTHVLKKGGNFVAKIFRGKDVSLLYSQLKIFFPLVSVFKPRSSRNSSIEAFVVCQNYSPPEGYIPNMANPLLDHHYDLDYNNLVGPNRVIVPFLACGDLSGFDSDKTYPLQLPGKQYEYHAPTQSPINPPYKAACELRKTDRLAKPGQPEQATAGTADNHSAADSSKVGTMKEEECVVHTGTGGSEPRETGGVTEATEKLNSLDLKT; encoded by the exons ATGGGCAAGTCATCAAAGGACAAGCGTGATGTTTACTACCGCCTGGCAAAGGAGGAAGGCTGGAGAGCTAGAAGCGCATTCAAACTTCTGCAGATCAATGAAGACTTCAACATTTTCAATG GTGTGAGGAAGGTGGTGGATCTATGTGCAGCCCCGGGAAGCTGGAGTCAGGTACTCGCCAGGAAACTCAG GCCAGTGGGTACCAAAGATGAAGATGTGAAGATAGTGGCTGTTGACCTCCAGGCTATGGCCCCCATACCAGGGGTTATACAAATACAGGGGGACATCACAAAG ACATCCACCGCCCATGAGATCATTGGTCACTTTGCTGGAGAGCACGCGGACCTGGTGGTCTGTGACGGGGCGCCTGATG ttacAGGCCTCCATGACATTGATGAATACATACAGGCACAACTTTTGCTTGCC GCCTTGAACATCACCACACATGTTCTTAAAAAAGGAGGAAATTTTGTTGCAAAG ATATTCCGAGGAAAAGATGTATCCCTACTCTACTCCCAGCTGAAGATCTTCTTCCCCCTTGTGTCCGTCTTCAAACCCAGGAGCAGTAGGAACTCCAGTATCG AGGCGTTTGTCGTGTGCCAGAACTACTCACCCCCTGAAGGCTACATTCCTAACATGGCTAACCCCTTGCTAGACCATCACTATG ACCTGGACTACAACAACTTGGTTGGCCCTAACCGCGTGATTGTCCCGTTCCTGGCGTGTGGAGATCTCAGTGGGTTTGATTCAGATAAGACCTACCCACTCCAG ttacCTGGCAAACAGTATGAATACCACGCCCCAACACAGTCCCCTATCAACCCTCCATACAAGGCAGCCTGTGAACTACGCAAGACAGACAGACTGGCTAAACCTGGTCAACCAGAACAGGCTACAGCTGGGACAGCAGACAACCACAGTGCAGCAGACAGTTCTAAAGTAGGGACAATGAAAGAAGAAGAGTGTGTAGTCCACACAGGTACAGGGGGCAGTGAACCCAGGGAAACAGGGGGAGTAACTGAGGCTACTGAGAAACTGAATAGTTTGGATCTTAAAACCTGA